A single region of the Salvia miltiorrhiza cultivar Shanhuang (shh) chromosome 8, IMPLAD_Smil_shh, whole genome shotgun sequence genome encodes:
- the LOC130998244 gene encoding uncharacterized protein LOC130998244, whose amino-acid sequence MFILYRNIDKNSLERRKLGFRFNNKVVELGPPEYLAISGLRFSDWSAPPTRSDFHHDVFGGDQVLYLDDIVKKFDHHATSSGGASENCLKLALLLVLYGLLLPRHKTHKRIEIEYIHLVDDLAKFNLYPWGLVSYQFLVTVSHNARLIVDDKLASNQSPAFDACGCTIVLQVFLYEVYKKLGEMCATRVESAESLHPRMLRWSTESFYKLDVLMEYFKPEFENEIRPIVFDEFEMRLIEHIGFDTAVGSPIAIDKLLHHVHLLDPEPKWKKRKAGDGASTSAPKKQRTAGDGASTSAPKKHRKAHDGASTSTPKKKQTEVGCEQPATEKRRRSSRLHKDEDAAPVHGQCYCESAAK is encoded by the exons ATGTTTATATTGTATAGGAATATTGATAAGAATAGTTTAGAGCGTAGGAAGCTTGGTTTTAGGTTTAATAATAAGGTTGTTGAATTAGGCCCACCTGAGTACTTAGCTATAAGTGGTTTGAGGTTTTCCGATTGGTCTGCACCGCCCACACGATCTGATTTTCATCATGATGTATTTGGTGGTGATCAAGTGCTTTATTTAGATGACATTGTTAAAAAATTTGACCATCATGCAACGAGTAGTGGAGGGGCTAGTGAGAATTGCTTGAAATTAGCTCTTCTGCTTGTTTTGTACGGTCTGCTCTTGCCGAGGCATAAAACACATAAGCGCATAGAAATTGAATACATTCATCTAGTTGATGATCTGGCCAAATTCAACCTTTATCCCTGGGGACTTGTTAGCTATCAGTTTTTGGTGACAGTTTCGCACAATGCGAGGCTGATAGTTGATGATAAACTAGCCAGCAACCAGTCACCCGCCTTCGATGCATGTGGATGCACAATCGTTTTGCAAGTTTTTTTATATGAAGTGTATAAAAAACTTGGCGAGATGTGTGCCACAAGGGTAGAAAGTGCCGAATCTTTGCATCCGCGCATGTTGCGATGGTCTACAGAAAGTTTCTACAAGCTTGATGTGCTTATGGAATACTTCAAAccagaatttgaaaatgagatt CGGCCGATTGTATTTGATGAGTTTGAGATGCGACTCATAGAACACATTGGATTCGATACGGCTGTTGGAAGCCCTATTGCTATCGATAAGCTGTTGCATCATGTTCATTTGTTGGATCCCGAGCCCAAGTGGAAGAAGCGGAAGGCTGGCGATGGCGCGAGTACTAGTGCTCCCAAAAAGCAGCGGACGGCTGGCGATGGCGCGAGTACTAGTGCTCCCAAAAAGCATCGGAAGGCTCATGATGGCGCGAGTACTAGTACTCCCAAAAAGAAGCAGACAGAAGTAGGCTGTGAGCAGCCGGCAACTGAGAAAAGGAGAAGGTCTTCGCGGTTACATAAAGATGAAGATGCAGCGCCCGTTCATGGGCAATGCTATTGTGAATCA GCTGCCAAGTAG
- the LOC130998245 gene encoding protein FAR1-RELATED SEQUENCE 5-like, which produces MNFDLNEAPFDDLGDEDRCVYVEDSVDVEEVRHVDDFEDVVHVEDVEESEQSLPDDNENLDDGQFEPHLNSDSDANLNDEDFDLVDQFETKFQPGEPVPDPDTAYLLYCEYGRLKGFSVTRRNQDYFTGTKIWRFKEFVCSCNGKSDCKASDGRMPTYKKQVRRCSCKAKLRVSRKWEKEWKVSSFYTEHNHELFPTQQSYLLRSARNLSTYKKSLLEAMQSVGISIAKACRFMEKESGGPQNCGFTRKDAYNHINGLKMKTKVENGDAKCLVEYFTTKANTEPFFYWDFELDDEGRLLNFFFRDTRSSLDYEYFGDVLSVDSTYRTNKYKLVCVPFVGVNHHLNNVMYGMGFLSDETSRSYEWLLTTFWASMSCKEPEVIFTDQCQSLMNAVDIVFTTSSHRLCQWHINQNAPSHFGKLNGSSIFKKAWFHCMNGCDTAGEFEDAWKSMIDQYALGDHRWFNTMYGLKTRWSSAFTNHRFCAGLHATSRSEVTNKVLKSLCNASTSLHDFVLKFEEIQIEWRRKETEEDALCIGVPGLFVLNNELMKGAAKVLTRSVFRKIEQQAAYSMNVDLIKGPSRYDSDDLQFTVTSGFGGGKPRYIEFNRETHLCTCTCRLFETAGFLCSHIFKIYFLMNVKKIPNEYLLKRLSLAAKQRIITNVAADNVVDNDSALHVSGLAFANQVMRTTYELSEYAKVNSDKRGLILTRLASLCKEVYGSNDVQNGLPRDGSEVPKGDCSKGVENSSAGAQYELPKTRGSKVAEKASAGEKKQGLPERRGSKGVENASAVEQHELPKRGGSKAAENASAGEHHELPKRGGSKAAENASAGEQHAMPKRPGSMTVEKPLAREQPQLPKGGISFRNPKVAKTRGETNSTIIRHWDRSKSKGKKKVSNKKSGCKIGGSQKRKLHEAQAAPSDSNATPYESPSVSECWDTTFGWTRADAKRYIHISDNEDRINHTPEDDFQDLDLEFSLSRN; this is translated from the exons ATGAACTTTGATTTGAATGAAGCTCCCTTTGATGATCTCGGAGATGAAGATAGGTGTGTATATGTTGAAGATTCTGTGGATGTTGAAGAAGTCAGACATGTTGACGATTTTGAAGATGTTGTACATGTTGAAGATGTTGAAGAAAGTGAGCAAAGTTTACCAgatgataatgaaaatttggaTGATGGACAGTTTGAACCCCATTTGAATTCAGATTCAGATGCAAATCTGAATGATGAAGATTTTGATTTGGTGGATCAATTTGAAACAAAATTTCAACCAGGGGAACCCGTGCCAGATCCTGATACAGCTTACCTTCTATATTGTGAGTACGGAAGACTTAAGGGCTTTAGCGTGACAAGACGTAACCAAGATTACTTCACAGGCACTAAAATATGGCGTTTCAAAGAATTTGTTTGTTCCTGCAATGGCAAGAGTGATTGCAAAGCATCTGATGGAAGGATGCCAACTTACAAGAAGCAAGTTCGGAGGTGTTCGTGTAAGGCAAAGCTAAGAGTGTCACGCAAGTGGGAGAAGGAATGGAAAGTTTCTTCATTCTACACAGAGCACAATcatgaattatttccgactcagcAATCTTATTTGCTACGATCAGCGCGTAATTTGTCGACTTATAAGAAATCTTTGCTAGAAGCCATGCAGTCAGTCGGCATTAGCATTGCTAAGGCTTGTAGATTCATGGAGAAGGAGTCCGGCGGTCCTCAAAATTGTGGTTTTACTAGGAAGGATGCATATAATCACATTAATGGGCTTAAGATGAAGACGAAAGTAGAGAACGGTGATGCAAAGTGCCTTGTTGAATATTTTACGACGAAGGCAAATACAGAACCATTCTTCTATTGGGACTTTGAACTTGATGATGAGGGCCGACTTCttaatttcttcttcagagacACACGCAGCTCGTTGGACTATGAGTATTTCGGCGATGTCTTATCTGTGGATAGTACATATCGGACGAACAAGTACAAACTTGTTTGTGTACCTTTTGTTGGTGTCAACCACCACTTGAATAATGTGATGTACGGAATGGGTTTTTTATCAGATGAAACTAGCCGATCGTATGAATGGCTACTTACGACTTTTTGGGCGAGCATGTCTTGTAAAGAACCAGAGGTGATTTTTACAGATCAATGCCAATCTCTTATGAATGCAGTTGATATCGTATTTACAACTTCTAGTCATCGTCTTTGCCAATGGCATATCAATCAGAACGCGCCATCTCATTTCGGAAAACTGAACGGGAGTTCTATCTTCAAGAAAGCTTGGTTTCATTGTATGAATGGCTGTGATACGGCTGGCGAATTTGAAGATGCGTGGAAATCTATGATTGATCAGTATGCGCTTGGTGATCATAGATGGTTTAACACCATGTACGGTTTGAAGACTAGATGGTCATCTGCATTTACGAATCACCGATTCTGCGCCGGCCTACATGCTACATCACGTAGTGAGGTAACCAACAAAGTTCTAAAGAGCCTTTGTAATGCGAGCACATCTCTGCATGATTTTGTGCTTAAGTTCGAAGAAATACAGATTGAGTGGCGTCGAAAAGAAACTGAAGAGGATGCACTTTGCATAGGAGTGCCCGGGTTATTTGTTCTAAACAATGAACTTATGAAGGGTGCGGCTAAAGTATTGACAAGAAGTGTTTTTCGAAAAATTGAGCAGCAGGCAGCTTATTCGATGAATGTGGATTTAATCAAAGGTCCATCACGATATGATTCGGATGACCTCCAGTTTACTGTGACCTCTGGTTTTGGTGGTGGAAAGCCCAGGTATATTGAATTCAATAGGGAAACCCATCTTTGTACGTGCACTTGTCGGCTATTCGAAACTGCAGGTTTTTTGTGTTCTCATATTTTCaagatttattttcttatgaatGTGAAAAAAATTCCCAACGAATATTTGTTGAAGAGGCTATCTCTGGCTGCCAAGCAAAGAATTATCACGAATGTTGCTGCCGACAATGTAGTTGATAATGATTCCGCCCTACATGTATCTGGTTTGGCTTTCGCAAATCAGGTCATGCGTACTACATATGAGCTTAGTGAATATGCAAAAGTCAATTCTGATAAGCGTGGGCTTATATTGACCAGACTTGCCTCATTGTGCAAGGAGGTTTATGGTTCGAATGATGTTCAGAATGGGTTGCCAAGAGATGGCAGTGAAGTGCCGAAAGGAGATTGCTCAAAGGGTGTTGAGAACTCCTCGGCAGGAGCGCAGTATGAGTTGCCGAAGACACGTGGTTCGAAGGTTGCTGAGAAAGCCTCGGCAGGAGAGAAGAAGCAAGGGCTGCCAGAGAGACGTGGTTCGAAGGGTGTTGAGAATGCCTCGGCAGTAGAGCAGCATGAGTTGCCGAAGAGAGGTGGTTCGAAGGCTGCTGAGAATGCCTCGGCAGGAGAGCACCATGAGTTGCCGAAGAGAGGTGGTTCCAAGGCTGCTGAGAATGCCTCGGCAGGAGAGCAGCATGCGATGCCGAAAAGACCTGGTTCGATGACTGTTGAGAAGCCCTTGGCAAGAGAGCAGCCTCAATTGCCGAAAGGAGGTATTTCATTTCGCAATCCGAAAGTTGCCAAAACACGTGGTGAAACGAATTCAACAATTATTCGCCATTGGGATAGATCTAAAAGTAAGGGTAAAAAGAAAGTATCTAACAAGAAATCCG GTTGTAAAATTGGTGGTTCGCAGAAACGAAAGTTGCATGAAGCTCAAGCCGCCCCTTCTGATAGTAATGCTACGCCATACGAAAGTCCTTCGGTATCGGAATGTTGGGATACTACTTTTGGTTGGACACGTGCTGATGCTAAA AGATACATTCATATTAGTGACAATGAAGACCGGATAAATCACACCCCGGAAGATGACTTTCAG GACTTGGACTTGGAATTTAGTCTCTCAAGGAATTGA